GCGTCGCGCTGACGCTCGGCCAAAAAGTGCGTTATGTCCTTGGTGGAGGGGTAGAGTTCCCGGTACCGCGCATAAAACCGGTCATAGGTGTCCGTAGCGGCCGGATCCGGGCGAACCGTGCCCGCGACGGCATTCCAGCGTGCGATGTCCGGTTCCACACCGATCGCGACGGCGGCCAGGAATGCGTCGCCGAACGCCGCGCCGATGGTCTCGGCGGGCACCTGCTGCTCAGTGCCGGTCACATCGCTGACGATCTGTGTCCACAACCCACCCTGCGTGCCGCCCCCGACCGCGACGAGCCGCCCCGCCACGCCGCCGGAGTCCCGCATCGCCTCCAGGTTGTGCCGCACGCCGTAGGCGATGCCCTCCAGCGCCGCGCGGTACAGCTCGCCGATGCCGTGCGCGGTGGTCAGGCCGGCCAGCACGCCTCGCGCGTCCGGGTCGAACAGCGGCGTCCGCTCCCCCGCGAAGTACGGCAGCATCAGCAGCCCACGGCTGCCCGCCGGAACCTTCGCCGCCTCGCCGACGAGCGCGGCGAAGTCACCGCCCACCAGGCGGCGCAGCCAGTCGGTGATCGCACCGGAGGTGGCCATCCCGGCGGCGAGCGAGTAGGTGCCGGGGAACGCGCCGCACGTGGTCCACAACCCGGTGTGCGGGCGGGGATCGGCGAGCACCTGGATCAGGAACATCGTCGTCCCGTACATCACCATCGTGTCGCCGGGATCGCTCACGCCGACGCTGGCGGCCTCGGCCCACGCGTCGACCGTGCCCGCGGTGACCGGAAGCCCTCGCGGGAGGCCGGTTTCCGCGGCGGCGGCCGCGCTCACGGTACCGGCCACCTCGGTCGGCCAGACCAGGCGCGGCAGTTCGATGCCGGGCGCGCACAACGCGGCCCAGTCCGCGGCCCAGTCACCCGCGCGCAGGTCGTACATCGGGTCGCACTGGCTGGCCGAGTGGTGGTCCAGGACGTACTCGCCGGTCAGGCGGTGCACGAGGTAGGAACTGCACATCAGGAACAGCCGGGTGCGGCGGAACACCTCCGGCTCGTGCCGCGCC
This is a stretch of genomic DNA from Amycolatopsis endophytica. It encodes these proteins:
- a CDS encoding FGGY-family carbohydrate kinase gives rise to the protein MTELLLGIDIGTSSSKGVLVTRDGEVVARASRAHETSCPHPGWVEHDAETVWWADFRALTTELVAAAGDRKLAALAVSGIGPVLLPADADGTPLRPAILYGVDTRASREIGELTAELGAESIVERAGTALSSQAVGPKWRWLARHEPEVFRRTRLFLMCSSYLVHRLTGEYVLDHHSASQCDPMYDLRAGDWAADWAALCAPGIELPRLVWPTEVAGTVSAAAAAETGLPRGLPVTAGTVDAWAEAASVGVSDPGDTMVMYGTTMFLIQVLADPRPHTGLWTTCGAFPGTYSLAAGMATSGAITDWLRRLVGGDFAALVGEAAKVPAGSRGLLMLPYFAGERTPLFDPDARGVLAGLTTAHGIGELYRAALEGIAYGVRHNLEAMRDSGGVAGRLVAVGGGTQGGLWTQIVSDVTGTEQQVPAETIGAAFGDAFLAAVAIGVEPDIARWNAVAGTVRPDPAATDTYDRFYARYRELYPSTKDITHFLAERQRDAEH